The following proteins are encoded in a genomic region of Synergistaceae bacterium:
- a CDS encoding amino acid ABC transporter permease produces the protein MELDFSVLLPRMSIFLTGTWVTIWTSILALLFGTALGLTIGVLRVVPCGPLRTLAWSYIFVIRGTPCLIQLFFIYFGLPALGVNLPAIPAGIIGLSLNSAGYVGEIVRGGIEAVPRGQWEAARMLGLSYLQSMRLVVLPQAVRNMLPAFGNEFVTLIKESSLLSTLAITELTQAGQQVRSATYASFETFAVVGAIYLTLTTITGMCLRRLEKKWSVA, from the coding sequence ATGGAGCTTGATTTCTCCGTCCTGCTGCCGCGCATGAGCATTTTTCTGACGGGAACCTGGGTGACGATCTGGACCTCCATCCTGGCGCTTCTGTTCGGCACGGCGCTGGGGCTGACGATCGGCGTCCTGCGGGTGGTTCCCTGCGGTCCCCTGAGAACTCTGGCGTGGAGCTACATCTTCGTCATCCGGGGAACGCCCTGCCTGATTCAGCTCTTCTTCATATACTTCGGGCTTCCGGCTCTGGGGGTCAACCTTCCCGCGATTCCGGCGGGGATCATTGGACTTTCGCTCAACTCGGCGGGGTACGTGGGCGAAATCGTCCGGGGCGGCATCGAAGCGGTTCCCCGGGGGCAGTGGGAGGCGGCCCGTATGCTGGGTCTTTCATACCTTCAGTCCATGCGTCTCGTGGTTCTCCCCCAGGCGGTGCGAAATATGCTGCCCGCCTTCGGAAACGAGTTCGTCACCCTCATCAAGGAATCTTCTCTGCTTTCCACCCTGGCCATCACGGAACTGACTCAAGCCGGGCAGCAGGTGCGAAGCGCCACCTACGCGTCCTTCGAAACCTTCGCCGTAGTCGGCGCGATCTATCTCACTCTGACGACGATCACCGGAATGTGCCTGAGACGCCTGGAAAAGAAGTGGAGCGTGGCCTGA
- a CDS encoding response regulator, with product MSNGKKIILAVDDAQANLKIIQNTLKDSFELRLAKSAGMALMVLDRVVPDLILLDIEMPDMSGFDLMETIRSRPQLRDVPIIFVTSHATKEFVMEAGLKGAKDYIAKPFTPALLRSKIRKALEP from the coding sequence ATGTCGAACGGGAAGAAAATTATTTTAGCGGTGGACGACGCCCAGGCAAATCTTAAAATCATTCAAAACACACTGAAAGATTCTTTCGAGCTGCGTCTGGCGAAATCCGCCGGTATGGCGCTGATGGTTCTGGACCGCGTCGTGCCCGACCTCATCCTGCTGGACATTGAGATGCCCGATATGTCGGGGTTCGATCTCATGGAGACGATCCGCTCAAGGCCTCAGCTGAGAGATGTTCCCATCATTTTCGTGACATCCCACGCAACGAAGGAATTTGTGATGGAGGCCGGCCTGAAGGGAGCGAAAGATTACATCGCCAAGCCCTTCACCCCCGCGCTGCTGCGAAGCAAGATCCGGAAAGCCCTGGAACCCTGA
- a CDS encoding amino acid ABC transporter ATP-binding protein codes for MISVRGLRKSFGHNEVLKGIDLDVAEGEVVAIIGPSGSGKSTLARCLCGLESVDGGSITLCGADLSGGTHRNRDLARLVGMIFQQFNLYPHMSALQNITLSPVHILGMKRAEADELGRSLLARVGLADRANARPRQLSGGQQQRVAIARALAMRPRIMLFDEPTSALDPELVGEVLQVMDDLAVSGMTMVVITHEMAFARDAADRVVFMDEGRVVEEGEPARILTNPQQSRTRQFLQRLLKKETDFHGA; via the coding sequence ATCATCTCGGTAAGGGGGCTGCGCAAGTCCTTCGGGCATAACGAAGTTCTGAAAGGCATCGATCTCGACGTGGCGGAGGGCGAGGTGGTGGCGATCATTGGTCCCAGCGGGTCGGGCAAAAGCACACTGGCCCGCTGCCTCTGCGGACTGGAAAGCGTGGATGGAGGATCGATCACGCTGTGCGGCGCGGACCTTTCCGGGGGAACCCACAGAAACCGCGACCTGGCCCGGCTGGTGGGGATGATCTTCCAGCAGTTCAACCTCTACCCCCACATGTCCGCTTTGCAGAACATCACACTCTCTCCTGTTCACATTCTGGGGATGAAACGGGCGGAGGCCGACGAACTGGGCAGAAGCCTCCTTGCCAGAGTGGGACTTGCGGACCGGGCGAACGCGCGCCCGCGACAGCTCTCCGGAGGGCAGCAGCAGAGGGTGGCTATCGCCCGCGCTCTGGCCATGCGTCCGAGGATCATGCTTTTCGACGAGCCCACCAGCGCCCTCGACCCCGAACTGGTGGGAGAAGTGCTCCAGGTCATGGACGACCTGGCGGTTTCCGGAATGACGATGGTGGTCATCACTCACGAGATGGCCTTCGCCAGAGACGCCGCGGATCGGGTCGTTTTCATGGACGAGGGCCGCGTTGTGGAGGAAGGCGAGCCGGCCCGGATCCTGACGAATCCGCAACAGTCCCGAACCCGACAGTTTCTGCAAAGGCTTTTGAAAAAGGAGACAGATTTTCATGGAGCTTGA
- a CDS encoding PH domain-containing protein: protein MAEQGTKQVFKPAWRSFYWHILGMIAAFVIAVAISVKKPDWWEITWIAFAGVVVLLAADMVIRRLRVALSVSPDEVALEEGIISHHSIEISTRSIRTIQVRQNVIQRILNIGNIQIASSGTEEYEICISNLPSPHAIRDIMQRYERATDAVADKKAE from the coding sequence ATGGCTGAACAGGGGACTAAACAGGTTTTTAAACCGGCGTGGAGAAGTTTTTACTGGCATATTCTGGGGATGATCGCCGCGTTTGTGATCGCTGTGGCTATTTCCGTAAAAAAGCCGGACTGGTGGGAAATAACGTGGATCGCCTTTGCGGGCGTCGTGGTGCTGCTGGCGGCGGACATGGTGATACGGCGCCTTCGTGTCGCTCTCAGCGTGTCGCCGGATGAGGTCGCTCTGGAGGAGGGCATTATATCGCATCATTCCATAGAGATCAGCACCCGGAGCATCCGTACCATCCAGGTCCGGCAAAACGTGATACAGCGAATCCTGAACATCGGCAACATTCAGATCGCTTCATCCGGAACGGAGGAGTACGAGATCTGCATTTCCAACCTGCCGTCCCCTCACGCGATTCGCGACATCATGCAGCGTTACGAACGCGCGACCGACGCGGTTGCGGACAAAAAAGCGGAGTGA
- a CDS encoding ABC transporter permease — protein MSEIFKTALQSLLANKTRSALTMLGIIIGVGAVITMVAVGSGAAMRIDRYIAGVGSNLLIVFPGAARTGGSRQAAGSAATLTLADVEVLRNEGIFISEAVPEIYGGTQLVYGNSNWNTTTLGGTPGILDVREWRVAAGDSFSDSDVRAASKVCLLGDTVARNLFGDEEPVGKTVRIRKVPFRVAGVLAPKGPNPWGGDQDDLVIVPITTAQRRLFRTTIPGAVRRLTLQAADRESLSAMQDEVRAILRQRHRLPEGVDDDFVIRDMTQILENVAASTRIMGLLLGVVASISLVVGGIGIMNIMLVSVTERTREIGIRMAVGARPLDVRLQFLAEAVTLSALGGGVGILGGVAASQVVTKILEWPTVISPEAILTAVGFSAMVGVFFGFWPAWKASSLNPIDALRYE, from the coding sequence ATGTCCGAGATCTTTAAAACCGCACTGCAGTCCCTGTTGGCGAACAAAACCCGTTCCGCTCTGACGATGCTGGGAATTATCATCGGGGTGGGGGCGGTGATTACCATGGTGGCGGTGGGCAGCGGCGCGGCGATGCGGATCGACCGTTACATTGCCGGAGTGGGGTCCAACCTGCTGATCGTCTTTCCGGGGGCGGCGCGGACGGGAGGCAGCCGCCAGGCCGCGGGAAGCGCCGCGACGCTTACCCTCGCGGACGTGGAGGTTTTGAGAAACGAGGGAATTTTTATCTCCGAGGCCGTTCCGGAAATCTACGGCGGAACTCAGCTGGTCTACGGCAACAGCAACTGGAACACCACGACGCTGGGGGGTACTCCGGGAATTTTGGATGTGCGCGAATGGCGCGTGGCCGCCGGAGATTCCTTCTCGGATTCCGACGTGCGCGCCGCCTCGAAAGTCTGTCTTTTGGGCGACACCGTTGCGCGAAATCTCTTTGGGGACGAGGAGCCCGTGGGGAAAACCGTTCGCATTCGAAAAGTTCCCTTTCGCGTGGCGGGAGTCCTGGCTCCCAAGGGGCCGAATCCCTGGGGCGGCGATCAGGACGATCTTGTCATTGTCCCCATCACCACGGCCCAGCGGCGTCTTTTTCGGACCACGATTCCGGGGGCGGTGCGGCGTCTCACCCTTCAGGCGGCGGATCGGGAATCCCTTTCCGCCATGCAGGACGAGGTCCGCGCCATTTTACGCCAGCGCCATCGATTGCCCGAGGGCGTGGATGACGATTTCGTGATTCGGGACATGACGCAGATTCTGGAGAACGTGGCCGCCTCCACACGGATCATGGGGCTTCTGCTGGGGGTGGTGGCGTCTATTTCTCTGGTTGTCGGGGGGATCGGAATCATGAATATTATGCTGGTGTCGGTCACGGAACGAACCCGGGAGATCGGCATACGCATGGCGGTGGGAGCCCGTCCTCTGGACGTGCGGCTGCAGTTTCTGGCGGAAGCCGTCACGCTCTCGGCGCTGGGAGGCGGCGTCGGGATTTTGGGCGGAGTGGCCGCCTCTCAGGTTGTCACAAAAATTCTGGAATGGCCGACGGTGATTTCTCCGGAAGCCATCCTGACCGCCGTGGGCTTTTCGGCGATGGTCGGGGTATTTTTCGGCTTCTGGCCCGCCTGGAAGGCCTCCAGCCTGAACCCCATTGACGCCCTTCGATACGAGTAA
- a CDS encoding transporter substrate-binding domain-containing protein, translating to MWKISKKITRILSAAFVLLMFLAIPGPALAASALDSDILIVGTEGTYPPFEYYDETNALTGFDMELVQAIGKILGREIRLVDMTFDGLIPALAAGKVHLVAAAVNATDERRQKVDFSDVYCVTDAALMVKADNEALKTFDDLKGKTVGVQLGTVEDAYLGTLGNSFEIRRYQKTDDAVREVVLGRNDGVFLDTVVALSYIDSDRFKGSLKIAVRRAINSPSEGFSLALRKGDPKFLEAVNGALQNLEKSGELQALKKKYRLE from the coding sequence ATGTGGAAAATATCGAAAAAAATAACGAGAATCCTCAGCGCGGCTTTCGTCCTGCTGATGTTTTTGGCGATTCCGGGGCCGGCTCTGGCCGCTTCCGCGCTGGACAGCGACATCCTCATCGTCGGCACGGAGGGAACCTATCCGCCTTTCGAGTACTATGACGAAACCAACGCTCTGACGGGCTTCGACATGGAGCTGGTTCAGGCGATTGGAAAAATCCTGGGCAGGGAAATTCGCCTTGTGGACATGACCTTTGACGGACTGATTCCCGCTTTGGCGGCGGGCAAGGTGCACCTGGTGGCGGCGGCGGTCAACGCCACGGACGAGCGCCGGCAGAAGGTGGATTTCTCCGACGTCTATTGCGTCACGGACGCCGCTCTGATGGTGAAGGCGGACAACGAGGCCCTGAAAACCTTCGATGACCTGAAAGGAAAGACGGTGGGAGTTCAGCTCGGCACGGTGGAAGACGCCTACCTGGGCACTCTGGGGAACTCCTTCGAGATTCGCCGCTATCAGAAAACCGACGATGCCGTTCGGGAGGTTGTGCTGGGGCGTAACGACGGAGTTTTTCTCGACACGGTGGTGGCACTCAGCTACATCGACAGCGACCGGTTCAAAGGCAGCCTGAAGATCGCCGTCAGAAGGGCGATCAACAGCCCCAGCGAGGGCTTTTCCCTGGCCCTGCGCAAGGGAGACCCGAAGTTTCTGGAGGCCGTGAACGGCGCTCTTCAAAACCTGGAGAAGTCGGGAGAGCTTCAGGCTCTGAAAAAGAAGTACAGGCTGGAGTAA